In Streptomyces sclerotialus, one genomic interval encodes:
- a CDS encoding TerC family protein, whose product MDVSLNVWVLTILGLCALIAADFFIGGRKPHDVSIKEAGLWTGVWIALAALFGLGLLVFGGGQPAGEFFAGFITEKSLSVDNLFVFVLIMAKFSVPSIYQQRVLMVGVLIALVLRAVFIGAGAAIIANFSWVFYIFGAFLIWTAWKLIQEARAEEQDEEFEENRFLKMVERRFPSTDKYHGTKLFIVENGKRLMTPMLIVMLAIGTTDVLFALDSIPAIFGLTQDPYIVFTANAFALMGLRQLYFLIGGLLKKLVHLSYGLSVILGFIGVKLVLHALHESGVHVPEISIPVSLGVICAVLIVTTITSLRASKKQAQAEAAAGAPEGKDKSSIDV is encoded by the coding sequence GTGGACGTTTCCCTGAACGTGTGGGTGCTGACCATTCTTGGTCTGTGCGCACTCATCGCCGCCGATTTCTTCATCGGCGGCCGCAAGCCGCACGATGTGTCGATCAAGGAAGCCGGTCTGTGGACCGGTGTATGGATCGCGCTCGCCGCCCTCTTCGGGCTCGGACTTCTCGTGTTCGGCGGCGGACAGCCGGCCGGTGAGTTCTTCGCCGGCTTCATCACCGAGAAGTCGCTGAGCGTCGACAACCTCTTCGTCTTCGTCCTGATCATGGCGAAGTTCTCGGTGCCGTCGATATACCAGCAGCGGGTGCTGATGGTCGGCGTGCTGATAGCGCTCGTGCTGCGGGCCGTCTTCATCGGTGCCGGCGCGGCGATCATCGCCAACTTCTCCTGGGTCTTCTACATCTTCGGCGCCTTCCTCATCTGGACGGCCTGGAAGCTCATCCAGGAGGCGCGGGCCGAGGAGCAGGACGAGGAGTTCGAGGAGAACCGCTTCCTGAAGATGGTCGAGCGGCGCTTCCCGTCGACCGACAAGTACCACGGCACGAAGCTGTTCATCGTGGAGAACGGCAAGCGCCTGATGACGCCGATGCTGATCGTCATGCTGGCGATCGGCACCACCGACGTCCTCTTCGCGCTGGACTCGATCCCCGCGATCTTCGGCCTCACCCAGGACCCGTACATCGTCTTCACCGCCAACGCCTTCGCCCTGATGGGCCTGCGGCAGCTGTACTTCCTCATCGGCGGACTGCTGAAGAAGCTGGTCCACCTCTCGTACGGCCTGTCGGTCATCCTCGGCTTCATCGGCGTGAAGCTGGTGCTGCACGCGCTGCACGAGTCGGGTGTGCACGTCCCGGAGATCAGCATCCCGGTCTCGCTGGGCGTCATCTGCGCCGTGCTGATCGTCACGACGATCACCAGCCTGCGCGCCTCGAAGAAGCAGGCGCAGGCCGAGGCGGCCGCCGGTGCCCCGGAAGGCAAGGACAAGAGCTCCATAGACGTCTGA
- a CDS encoding DUF1697 domain-containing protein translates to MPRQVALLRGINVGGHKKFSMAQQRALTAELGFQDVTVLLQTGNIVFADPGTPPEETARTLEAGFAAALGVPVPVMVRTRDDLAAAVAANPFPQAVAEPKTLHLTFLSEPPADTAPLDVLDPAVYEPDVFRLLGRDLYLWCPDGVGRSRLATAVTAASVKLGVTATARNWNTVLKILAAADA, encoded by the coding sequence ATGCCCCGCCAGGTCGCCCTCCTCCGCGGAATCAACGTCGGAGGGCACAAGAAGTTCTCCATGGCGCAGCAGCGCGCGCTGACGGCGGAGCTGGGCTTCCAGGACGTCACCGTCCTCCTCCAGACCGGCAACATCGTCTTCGCCGACCCGGGGACGCCTCCGGAGGAGACCGCACGCACTCTGGAGGCCGGCTTCGCGGCCGCGCTGGGCGTTCCCGTACCGGTCATGGTCCGCACCCGCGACGACCTCGCCGCCGCGGTCGCGGCCAATCCTTTCCCGCAGGCGGTGGCGGAGCCCAAGACGCTGCACCTCACGTTCCTGTCGGAGCCGCCTGCCGACACGGCCCCGCTGGACGTCCTGGACCCGGCCGTGTACGAGCCCGACGTCTTCCGGCTGCTCGGCCGCGACCTGTACCTCTGGTGTCCGGACGGCGTCGGTCGCTCGCGGCTGGCCACGGCCGTCACCGCGGCGTCCGTCAAGCTGGGCGTCACCGCCACCGCCCGCAACTGGAACACCGTCCTCAAGATCCTGGCCGCGGCCGACGCATGA
- the uvrA gene encoding excinuclease ABC subunit UvrA — translation MTDRLIVRGAREHNLRNVSLDLPRDSLIVFTGLSGSGKSSLAFDTIFAEGQRRYVESLSSYARQFLGQMDKPDVDFIEGLSPAVSIDQKSTSRNPRSTVGTITEVYDYLRLLFARIGKPHCPECGRPIARQSPQAIVDKVLELPEGSRFQVLSPLVRERKGEFVDLFSDLQTKGYSRARVDGETVQLSDPPKLKKQEKHTIEVVVDRLTVKDSAKRRLTDSVETALGLSGGMVILDFVDLDADDPQRERMYSEHLYCPYDDLSFEELEPRSFSFNSPFGACPECTGIGTRMEVDPELIVPDEDKSLDEGAIHPWSHGHNKEYFGRLIDALADALGFRTDIPWAGLPQRAKKALLNGHRTRIEVRYRNRYGRERAYTTPFEGALPFVRRRHSEAESDSSRERFEGYMREVPCPACDGTRLKPIVLAVTVQDKSIAEVAAMSISDCADFLRDMKLDARQKKIAERVLKEVNERLRFLVDVGLDYLSLNRAAGTLSGGEAQRIRLATQIGSGLVGVLYVLDEPSIGLHQRDNHRLIETLVRLRDLGNTLIVVEHDEDTIKTSDWVVDIGPGAGEHGGKVVHSGPLKELLANEDSMTGQYLAGKKVIPTPDVRRPVDPERRLTVHGAKENNLRDIDVSFPLGVLTAVTGVSGSGKSTLVNDILYTHLARELNGAKSVPGRHTRVEGDELVDKVVHVDQSPIGRTPRSNPATYTGVFDHVRKLFAETMEAKVRGYLPGRFSFNVKGGRCENCSGDGTIKIEMNFLPDVYVPCEVCHGARYNRETLEVHYKGKSIAEVLDMPIEEALDFFEAVPTISRHLKTLNEVGLGYVRLGQPAPTLSGGEAQRVKLASELQKRSTGRTVYVLDEPTTGLHFEDISKLIRVLSGLVDKGNSVIVIEHNLDVIKTADWLVDMGPEGGSGGGLVVAEGTPEQVAAVPASHTGKFLRDILGDRVSDAASSGKAPAKRSAAKKTTSAAAKTPAKKTVTKKAAAGKTVAAETAPKRKAVTKSVPVEAKAAATKAAKTKPAKSKPARGKGAAAG, via the coding sequence GTGACAGACCGTCTCATCGTCCGTGGCGCTCGCGAGCACAACCTCCGCAACGTCTCGCTCGACCTCCCCCGCGACTCCCTCATCGTCTTCACGGGCCTTTCCGGGTCGGGCAAGTCCTCGCTCGCGTTCGACACGATCTTCGCCGAGGGCCAGCGGCGCTACGTCGAGTCGCTGTCCTCGTACGCCCGGCAGTTCCTCGGGCAGATGGACAAGCCCGACGTCGACTTCATCGAGGGCCTGTCCCCGGCGGTCTCGATCGACCAGAAGTCGACCTCTCGCAACCCCCGCTCGACGGTCGGCACGATCACCGAGGTCTACGACTACCTCCGCCTGCTCTTCGCCCGCATCGGCAAGCCGCACTGCCCCGAGTGCGGCCGCCCGATCGCCCGCCAGTCGCCGCAGGCCATCGTGGACAAGGTGCTGGAGCTCCCCGAGGGCAGCCGCTTCCAGGTGCTCTCGCCGCTCGTCCGCGAGCGCAAGGGCGAGTTCGTCGACCTCTTCTCCGACCTCCAGACCAAGGGGTACAGCCGGGCCCGGGTCGACGGCGAGACGGTCCAGCTCTCCGACCCGCCGAAGCTGAAGAAGCAGGAGAAGCACACCATCGAGGTGGTCGTCGACCGCCTCACGGTCAAGGACAGCGCCAAGCGCCGGCTGACCGACTCCGTCGAGACCGCGCTGGGCCTGTCCGGCGGCATGGTCATCCTCGACTTCGTGGACCTCGACGCCGACGATCCGCAGCGCGAGCGGATGTACTCGGAGCACCTCTACTGCCCGTACGACGACCTGTCGTTCGAGGAGCTGGAGCCGCGCTCCTTCTCCTTCAACTCGCCCTTCGGCGCCTGCCCCGAGTGCACGGGCATCGGTACGCGCATGGAGGTCGACCCCGAGCTGATCGTCCCGGACGAGGACAAGTCGCTCGACGAAGGCGCCATCCACCCCTGGTCGCACGGCCACAACAAGGAGTACTTCGGCCGGCTGATCGACGCGCTCGCCGACGCGCTCGGCTTCCGTACGGACATCCCGTGGGCCGGGCTGCCGCAGCGCGCCAAGAAGGCCCTGCTCAACGGCCACCGGACCCGCATCGAGGTGCGCTACCGCAACCGTTACGGGCGGGAGCGGGCGTACACCACGCCGTTCGAGGGTGCCCTGCCGTTCGTGCGGCGGCGGCACTCCGAGGCGGAGAGCGACTCCAGCCGCGAGCGCTTCGAGGGCTACATGCGCGAGGTGCCCTGCCCGGCCTGCGACGGCACGCGCCTGAAGCCGATCGTGCTGGCCGTCACCGTGCAGGACAAGTCCATCGCCGAGGTCGCGGCCATGTCGATCAGCGACTGTGCCGACTTCCTGCGGGACATGAAGCTGGACGCCCGGCAGAAGAAGATCGCCGAGCGGGTGCTCAAGGAGGTCAACGAGCGGCTGCGGTTCCTGGTCGACGTCGGCCTGGACTACCTGTCGCTGAACCGCGCGGCCGGCACCCTCTCCGGCGGCGAGGCGCAGCGCATCCGGCTCGCCACCCAGATCGGTTCCGGCCTGGTGGGCGTCCTCTACGTCCTCGACGAGCCGTCCATCGGCCTGCACCAGCGGGACAACCACCGCCTGATCGAGACCCTGGTCCGCCTCCGTGACCTGGGTAACACCCTCATCGTCGTCGAGCACGACGAGGACACCATCAAGACCTCGGACTGGGTGGTGGACATCGGCCCCGGCGCCGGTGAGCACGGCGGCAAGGTCGTGCACAGCGGCCCGTTGAAGGAGCTGCTGGCCAACGAGGATTCGATGACCGGGCAGTACCTGGCCGGCAAGAAGGTCATCCCGACGCCGGACGTGCGCCGGCCCGTCGACCCCGAGCGCCGCCTGACGGTGCACGGCGCGAAGGAGAACAACCTCCGCGACATCGACGTGTCCTTCCCGCTCGGCGTGCTGACCGCCGTCACCGGTGTCTCCGGTTCCGGCAAGTCGACGCTGGTCAACGACATCCTCTACACCCACCTGGCACGAGAGCTGAACGGCGCCAAGTCGGTGCCGGGCCGCCACACCCGGGTCGAGGGCGACGAGCTGGTCGACAAGGTCGTACACGTCGACCAGTCGCCCATCGGCCGTACCCCGCGGTCGAACCCGGCGACGTACACCGGCGTCTTCGACCACGTCCGCAAGCTGTTCGCGGAGACGATGGAGGCGAAGGTCCGCGGCTACCTGCCGGGACGCTTCTCCTTCAACGTCAAGGGCGGCCGCTGCGAGAACTGCTCCGGCGACGGCACCATCAAGATCGAGATGAACTTCCTGCCGGACGTCTACGTGCCGTGCGAGGTGTGCCACGGGGCGCGGTACAACCGCGAGACGCTGGAGGTGCACTACAAGGGCAAGTCCATCGCCGAGGTGCTGGACATGCCGATCGAGGAGGCGCTGGACTTCTTCGAGGCGGTGCCGACGATCTCGCGGCACCTGAAGACGCTCAACGAGGTCGGCCTCGGGTACGTCCGGCTCGGGCAGCCCGCGCCGACGCTCTCCGGCGGTGAGGCGCAGCGCGTGAAGCTGGCGTCGGAGCTGCAGAAGCGTTCGACGGGCCGCACGGTCTACGTCCTGGACGAGCCGACGACCGGTCTGCACTTCGAGGACATCAGCAAGCTGATCCGCGTGCTGTCCGGACTGGTCGACAAGGGCAACTCCGTGATCGTCATCGAGCACAACCTCGATGTGATCAAGACGGCCGACTGGCTCGTGGACATGGGCCCGGAGGGCGGCAGCGGCGGTGGCCTGGTCGTCGCCGAGGGCACACCCGAGCAGGTCGCGGCGGTCCCGGCCAGCCACACCGGCAAGTTCCTGCGGGACATCCTCGGCGACCGGGTCAGCGACGCGGCCTCGTCCGGGAAGGCACCGGCCAAGCGCTCAGCGGCGAAGAAGACCACGTCCGCCGCGGCGAAGACGCCGGCCAAGAAGACGGTCACGAAGAAGGCCGCGGCCGGAAAGACGGTGGCCGCGGAGACGGCACCCAAGAGGAAGGCGGTGACGAAGTCGGTGCCGGTGGAGGCGAAGGCCGCGGCGACGAAGGCCGCGAAGACGAAGCCCGCGAAGTCGAAGCCGGCTCGCGGCAAGGGGGCGGCTGCCGGGTAG
- a CDS encoding methylated-DNA--[protein]-cysteine S-methyltransferase, which yields MLDSPIGPLLLAGTGTGLALVVFHADERARARSLARLRGAFGPEPVSAIPAVDTAAVELVAYFAGELRDFTVPLDWSLSSGFNERVLRELATHVPYGTVVGYQDLADRVGEPGAARAVGAAMGSNPLPVVVPCHRVVESGGGLGGFGGGLETKRQLLALEGVLPQPLF from the coding sequence ATGCTGGACTCCCCCATCGGTCCGCTCCTGCTCGCGGGCACCGGCACCGGCCTGGCCCTGGTCGTCTTCCACGCCGACGAGCGGGCCCGGGCCCGCTCGCTCGCCCGGCTGCGCGGCGCGTTCGGCCCCGAGCCGGTTTCCGCGATACCGGCGGTGGACACGGCAGCCGTGGAGCTCGTCGCGTACTTCGCGGGTGAACTGCGGGACTTCACGGTGCCGCTGGACTGGTCGCTGTCCTCGGGGTTCAACGAGCGGGTGCTCCGCGAGCTCGCCACCCATGTCCCGTACGGCACGGTCGTCGGCTATCAGGATTTGGCGGACCGGGTCGGCGAGCCGGGGGCCGCTCGTGCGGTCGGCGCCGCCATGGGCTCCAATCCCCTGCCGGTCGTCGTGCCGTGTCACCGCGTCGTCGAGAGCGGCGGCGGACTCGGCGGCTTCGGCGGCGGCCTGGAGACGAAGCGGCAGCTCCTCGCGCTGGAAGGAGTGCTCCCTCAGCCGCTGTTCTGA
- a CDS encoding maleylpyruvate isomerase family mycothiol-dependent enzyme, which yields MTDIAQEFAYDAAAVHAATDRLLVSVAKLDDEAVGEPSLLPDWTRGHVLAHLARNADALANLLTWARTGTRTPMYASPAARDADIERDAGRPLAAHVEDLRSSAERWETACSALGPEGLSYEVEMRNGVIEQAGRLPFRRLAEVELHHVDLGVGYTVDHLAPEYVDAELAFLAERRLKDDAEVAALELRTDDGRSWRTGRADGTPLTVSGSPTALVGWLTGRTAGAGLVTGGGARLPELPDR from the coding sequence ATGACCGACATCGCACAGGAATTCGCGTACGACGCGGCAGCCGTCCACGCCGCCACCGACCGTCTCCTGGTCTCCGTGGCCAAGCTCGACGACGAGGCCGTCGGCGAGCCCTCCCTACTGCCCGACTGGACCCGCGGCCATGTGCTCGCCCACCTCGCGCGCAACGCCGACGCCCTCGCCAACCTGCTCACGTGGGCGCGTACGGGCACCCGCACGCCCATGTACGCCTCCCCCGCTGCCCGCGACGCCGACATCGAGCGCGATGCCGGCCGCCCGCTGGCCGCTCACGTCGAGGACCTGCGGTCCAGCGCCGAACGCTGGGAGACGGCCTGCTCGGCCCTGGGCCCCGAGGGCCTGTCGTACGAGGTCGAGATGCGGAACGGCGTCATCGAGCAGGCCGGCCGGCTGCCCTTCCGCCGCCTCGCCGAGGTCGAGCTGCACCACGTGGACCTCGGCGTCGGCTACACGGTCGACCACCTGGCGCCGGAGTACGTGGACGCCGAGCTGGCCTTCCTGGCGGAGCGGCGGCTGAAGGACGACGCGGAGGTCGCCGCGCTGGAGCTGCGTACCGACGACGGGCGGAGCTGGCGGACGGGCCGCGCGGACGGCACCCCGCTCACCGTCAGCGGCTCTCCGACCGCGCTCGTGGGCTGGCTCACCGGCCGCACGGCAGGTGCCGGCCTCGTCACCGGCGGCGGCGCCCGTCTGCCGGAGCTGCCGGACCGCTGA
- a CDS encoding type II toxin-antitoxin system PemK/MazF family toxin: MAIDEMGEPATLPGRTGATATVEAWPRSVGAVRTVYAPDHDGDPDPGEIVWTWVPYEENDGRGKDRPVLVVARERAGTLLAVQLSSKRHDDREWVAIGSGPWDRAGRPSWIDLDRVLRVHPEGMRREACALDRGRFNLVVNRLRERYGWR, encoded by the coding sequence ATGGCAATCGACGAGATGGGCGAGCCGGCGACGCTGCCGGGCAGGACCGGGGCGACGGCGACCGTGGAGGCGTGGCCGCGGTCGGTCGGTGCGGTCAGGACCGTGTACGCGCCGGACCACGACGGTGACCCCGACCCCGGCGAGATCGTGTGGACCTGGGTGCCGTACGAGGAGAACGACGGGCGCGGCAAGGACCGGCCCGTACTGGTCGTCGCCCGGGAACGGGCGGGCACGCTGCTCGCCGTGCAGCTGTCCAGCAAGCGGCACGACGACCGCGAGTGGGTGGCGATCGGCTCGGGGCCCTGGGACCGGGCCGGACGGCCGTCGTGGATCGATCTGGACCGGGTGCTGCGGGTGCATCCGGAGGGCATGCGGCGGGAGGCCTGCGCGCTGGACCGGGGCCGGTTCAACCTCGTCGTGAACAGGCTGCGGGAGCGGTACGGCTGGCGCTGA
- a CDS encoding MBL fold metallo-hydrolase — MAYTGAVKVGGPADVHELTDLIISKIAVGPMDNNAYLLRCRATDTQVLIDAAAEPQSLLGLIGESGISSVVTTHRHQDHWGALAEVVGATGARTFAGRHDAEGIPVPTDVLVDDGDTISVGRVTLTARHLVGHTPGSIALVYDDPHGHPHLFTGDCLFPGGVGNTRGNAKDFASLIDDVESKLFAQLPDETWVYPGHGADTTLGAERPHLAEWRERGW, encoded by the coding sequence ATGGCGTACACCGGAGCAGTAAAGGTCGGCGGACCGGCCGACGTACACGAGCTGACCGACCTCATCATCTCCAAGATCGCGGTCGGTCCGATGGACAACAACGCCTACCTGTTGCGCTGTCGCGCGACCGATACGCAGGTACTGATCGACGCCGCCGCCGAGCCGCAGTCGCTCCTCGGGCTGATCGGCGAGAGCGGCATCTCCTCGGTCGTCACCACGCACCGGCACCAGGACCACTGGGGGGCACTGGCGGAGGTGGTCGGAGCGACCGGCGCACGGACCTTCGCCGGCCGCCACGACGCCGAGGGAATCCCCGTACCGACGGACGTCCTGGTCGACGACGGCGACACCATCAGCGTCGGACGGGTCACGCTCACCGCCCGCCACCTGGTCGGCCACACTCCCGGCAGCATCGCCCTGGTCTACGACGACCCGCACGGCCATCCGCATCTCTTCACGGGCGACTGCCTCTTCCCCGGCGGGGTCGGTAACACCCGCGGCAACGCGAAGGACTTCGCCAGCCTCATCGACGACGTGGAGAGCAAGCTCTTCGCACAGCTGCCGGACGAGACCTGGGTCTACCCGGGCCACGGCGCGGACACCACCCTCGGCGCCGAGCGCCCGCACCTCGCGGAGTGGCGCGAGCGCGGCTGGTAG
- a CDS encoding glycerophosphodiester phosphodiesterase, with translation MHIRPVAAATGVLMGLTVFSLPAAAAQAADRPNRPVTVAHRGASAYAPENTIAAVDAARRMGIDWVENDVQRTKDGKLIVMHDTTLNRTTNVEELYPDRAPWKVSDFTLGEIRKLDAGSWFGAKFKGQRVPTLDRYMDAVRHNHQKLLLELKAPELYPGIEAQTIKELRREGWTDRQHVKHRLIIQSFNADSVKKVHELRPDIKTGFLGNPAVADLPEYAKFADQINPSHKKLSMAYVAAVHAFEGPHGRPLEVYTWTVDDAATAKKVAGWGVDGIITNKPDVVRDAVKDAGFSVPAA, from the coding sequence ATGCACATTCGGCCTGTTGCCGCCGCTACCGGCGTGCTGATGGGGCTGACGGTGTTCAGCCTCCCCGCTGCCGCCGCCCAGGCCGCGGACCGCCCGAACAGACCGGTCACCGTCGCGCACCGAGGGGCCTCGGCCTACGCCCCCGAGAACACCATTGCCGCGGTCGACGCGGCGCGCCGCATGGGCATCGACTGGGTGGAGAACGACGTCCAGCGCACCAAGGACGGCAAGTTGATCGTCATGCACGACACGACGCTCAACCGCACCACCAACGTCGAGGAGCTGTACCCGGACCGCGCCCCGTGGAAGGTCTCCGACTTCACCCTCGGCGAGATCCGGAAGCTGGACGCGGGCAGCTGGTTCGGCGCGAAGTTCAAGGGGCAGCGGGTCCCCACGCTCGACCGCTACATGGACGCGGTCCGCCACAACCACCAGAAGCTGCTGCTGGAACTGAAGGCCCCCGAGCTCTACCCCGGTATCGAAGCGCAGACCATCAAGGAACTGCGGCGCGAGGGCTGGACGGACCGGCAGCACGTGAAGCACCGGCTGATCATCCAGAGTTTCAACGCTGACTCGGTCAAGAAGGTCCACGAGCTGCGCCCTGACATCAAGACGGGCTTCCTGGGCAACCCGGCCGTCGCCGACCTGCCCGAGTACGCGAAGTTCGCCGACCAGATCAACCCCAGTCACAAAAAGCTGAGCATGGCGTACGTGGCCGCCGTGCACGCCTTCGAGGGGCCGCACGGGCGCCCCCTGGAGGTCTACACGTGGACCGTCGACGACGCGGCCACGGCGAAGAAGGTCGCGGGCTGGGGCGTGGACGGCATCATCACCAACAAGCCGGACGTCGTACGGGACGCCGTGAAGGACGCCGGATTCTCGGTTCCGGCCGCGTGA
- the uvrB gene encoding excinuclease ABC subunit UvrB, with amino-acid sequence MRPVSQIERTVAPFEVVSPYQPSGDQPAAIAELEQRIRGGEKDVVLLGATGTGKSATTAWMIEKLQRPTLVMAPNKTLAAQLANEFRELLPNNAVEYFVSYYDYYQPEAYVPQSDTYIEKDSSINEEVERLRHSATNSLLTRRDVVVVSSVSCIYGLGTPQEYVDRMVPLKVGEEIDRDQLLRRFVDIQYTRNDMAFTRGTFRVRGDTIEIFPVYEELAVRIEMFGDEIEALSTLHPLTGEVISDDQQLYVFPASHYVAGPERMEKAIAGIEAELADQLATMEKQGKLLEAQRLRMRTTYDIEMMRQIGTCSGIENYSLHIDGRAPGTAPNTLLDYFPEDFLLVIDESHVTVPQIGAMYEGDASRKRTLVDHGFRLPSALDNRPLKWEEFQERIGQAVYLSATPGQYELSRADGHVEQIIRPTGLVDPEVVVKPTDGQIDDLVHEIRTRTEKDERVLVTTLTKKMAEDLTDYFLELGIQVRYLHSDVDTLRRVELLRELRAGEYDVLVGINLLREGLDLPEVSLVAILDADKEGFLRSGTSLIQTIGRAARNVSGQVHMYADKVTPAMAKAIDETNRRREKQLAYNKEHGIDPQPLRKKINDIVATIAREEVDTQELLGTGYRKAADGKDAKGKAPVPALGGAAEKAGKGAKGKGGAVPTDRPAAELAEMIEEMTDRMRAAAAELQFEVAARLRDEVGELKKELRQMREAGLK; translated from the coding sequence ATGCGGCCCGTTTCCCAGATCGAACGCACGGTGGCGCCCTTCGAGGTCGTCAGCCCGTATCAGCCCAGCGGCGACCAGCCGGCGGCCATCGCCGAGCTGGAGCAGCGCATCCGCGGCGGTGAGAAGGACGTCGTCCTGCTGGGCGCGACCGGCACCGGCAAGTCGGCGACGACCGCGTGGATGATCGAGAAGCTGCAGCGCCCGACCCTCGTCATGGCGCCCAACAAGACCCTCGCGGCCCAGCTCGCCAACGAATTCCGCGAGCTGCTGCCGAACAACGCCGTCGAGTACTTCGTCTCGTACTACGACTACTACCAGCCCGAGGCGTACGTCCCGCAGTCCGACACGTACATCGAGAAGGACTCCTCGATCAACGAAGAGGTCGAGCGGCTGCGCCACTCCGCGACCAATTCGCTGCTCACCCGGCGGGACGTGGTCGTGGTCTCGTCCGTCTCCTGCATCTACGGCCTGGGCACGCCCCAGGAGTACGTCGACCGGATGGTCCCCCTGAAGGTCGGCGAGGAGATCGACCGCGACCAGCTGCTGCGCCGCTTCGTGGACATCCAGTACACACGGAACGACATGGCGTTCACCCGCGGCACCTTCCGGGTGCGCGGCGACACCATCGAGATCTTCCCGGTCTACGAAGAGCTGGCCGTCCGCATCGAGATGTTCGGCGACGAGATCGAGGCGCTGTCGACCCTCCACCCGCTCACCGGCGAGGTCATCAGCGACGACCAGCAGCTGTACGTCTTCCCCGCGAGCCACTACGTGGCGGGCCCCGAGCGCATGGAGAAGGCGATCGCCGGCATCGAGGCCGAGCTCGCCGACCAGCTCGCCACGATGGAGAAGCAGGGCAAGCTGCTGGAGGCGCAGCGGCTCCGGATGCGTACGACGTACGACATCGAGATGATGCGCCAGATCGGCACCTGCTCCGGCATCGAGAACTACTCGCTGCACATCGACGGCCGCGCGCCCGGCACGGCGCCGAACACCCTCCTCGACTACTTCCCCGAGGACTTTCTCCTGGTCATCGACGAGTCGCACGTCACCGTGCCGCAGATCGGCGCGATGTACGAGGGCGACGCCTCCCGTAAGCGGACCCTGGTCGACCACGGTTTCCGGCTGCCGTCGGCGCTGGACAACCGGCCGCTGAAGTGGGAGGAGTTCCAGGAGCGGATCGGACAGGCCGTCTACCTCTCCGCGACACCGGGTCAGTACGAGCTCTCGCGCGCCGACGGCCACGTCGAGCAGATCATCCGCCCGACCGGCCTGGTCGACCCGGAGGTCGTGGTCAAGCCCACCGACGGGCAGATCGACGACCTGGTCCACGAGATCCGTACGCGCACCGAGAAGGACGAGCGCGTCCTGGTGACGACGCTCACCAAGAAGATGGCCGAGGACCTCACGGACTACTTCCTGGAGCTCGGCATCCAGGTGCGCTACCTCCACAGCGACGTGGACACGCTGCGCCGCGTGGAGCTGCTGCGCGAGCTGCGGGCCGGCGAGTACGACGTCCTGGTCGGCATCAACCTCCTCCGGGAGGGCCTGGACCTCCCCGAGGTCTCCCTGGTGGCGATCCTCGACGCCGACAAGGAGGGCTTCCTGCGGTCCGGTACGTCCCTGATCCAGACGATCGGCCGCGCGGCGCGTAACGTCTCGGGCCAGGTGCACATGTACGCCGACAAGGTCACCCCGGCGATGGCCAAGGCCATCGACGAGACCAACCGGCGCCGCGAGAAGCAGCTCGCGTACAACAAGGAGCACGGCATCGACCCGCAGCCGCTCCGGAAGAAGATCAACGACATCGTCGCGACGATCGCGCGTGAAGAGGTCGACACGCAGGAGCTGCTGGGCACCGGGTACCGCAAGGCGGCCGACGGGAAGGACGCCAAGGGCAAGGCGCCGGTGCCCGCGCTGGGCGGCGCGGCGGAGAAGGCCGGCAAGGGGGCGAAGGGCAAGGGCGGCGCCGTGCCGACGGACCGGCCCGCCGCCGAGCTCGCCGAGATGATCGAGGAGATGACCGACCGCATGCGGGCGGCCGCCGCTGAGCTGCAGTTCGAGGTCGCCGCCCGGCTGCGCGACGAGGTCGGCGAGCTGAAGAAGGAGCTGCGCCAGATGAGGGAAGCAGGGCTGAAGTAG
- a CDS encoding metal-sensitive transcriptional regulator, translating to MPAEELKGAVNRLRRAQGQITGVIGMIEQGRSCEEVVTQLAAASRALDRAGFAIIATGLEHCLTDDGTGPEMERDEMRAKLEKLFLSLA from the coding sequence CTGCCAGCAGAGGAACTGAAGGGCGCCGTCAACCGGCTGCGCCGGGCCCAGGGGCAGATCACCGGGGTCATCGGGATGATCGAGCAGGGCCGGTCCTGTGAAGAGGTCGTCACGCAGCTCGCCGCGGCCTCCCGAGCGTTGGACCGGGCCGGCTTCGCGATCATCGCCACCGGCCTGGAGCACTGCCTGACGGACGACGGCACGGGACCGGAGATGGAACGCGACGAGATGCGCGCCAAGCTGGAGAAGTTGTTCTTGTCGTTGGCGTGA